One genomic region from Microcella humidisoli encodes:
- a CDS encoding J domain-containing protein, giving the protein MSESPLAANPYDVLGVSPTASDDELRKAYRLRLRQAHPDTGGSAAEFDAVQRAWQRVGSPAARYAYDSGAESSAGAGGGRAWAQHGGGATGPGRYDSRPSAKAYGHPGGWYREQYLANIREWVGRGVELPDPFDAALVRSAPRQIKHLLAAAIAEERSATALATLGLGFTVWHDVVAGPRAEDKLDHVVLGPTGLWAVLSEDWGAPVRVKRGELIGEGLEPGEKPLAMLGGRARVLARAAKVKFSALVIVVEDDQAAESAVELGSVRGAQGMLVQRSRLVNLIRTGLPGVGVGGTDLFEVRTRLQAAVRFV; this is encoded by the coding sequence ATGTCTGAGTCCCCCCTGGCCGCGAACCCGTACGACGTGCTCGGTGTGAGCCCGACGGCGAGCGACGACGAGCTGCGCAAGGCCTACCGGCTGCGGCTGCGCCAGGCGCACCCCGACACGGGCGGCTCGGCGGCCGAGTTCGACGCCGTGCAGCGGGCCTGGCAGCGGGTGGGCAGCCCCGCGGCCCGGTACGCCTACGACTCGGGGGCGGAATCCAGTGCTGGCGCAGGCGGCGGGCGCGCGTGGGCGCAGCACGGCGGCGGGGCGACCGGCCCGGGGCGCTACGACTCGCGGCCGAGTGCGAAGGCCTACGGGCATCCGGGCGGGTGGTATCGCGAGCAGTATCTGGCGAACATCCGCGAGTGGGTGGGGCGCGGCGTCGAGCTTCCCGACCCCTTCGACGCGGCGCTCGTGCGCTCGGCGCCCCGGCAGATCAAGCACCTGCTCGCCGCGGCGATCGCCGAGGAGCGCTCAGCCACGGCCCTCGCGACCCTCGGCCTGGGCTTCACGGTCTGGCACGACGTCGTCGCCGGCCCGCGCGCAGAAGACAAGCTCGACCACGTCGTGCTCGGCCCGACCGGGCTCTGGGCGGTGCTGAGCGAAGACTGGGGCGCGCCCGTGCGGGTGAAGCGCGGCGAGCTCATCGGCGAGGGTCTGGAGCCGGGCGAGAAGCCGCTCGCGATGCTGGGCGGGCGGGCCCGCGTGCTCGCGCGTGCCGCGAAGGTGAAGTTCTCGGCGCTCGTCATCGTGGTCGAAGACGACCAGGCGGCCGAGTCGGCGGTCGAACTCGGCAGCGTGCGCGGCGCCCAAGGGATGCTCGTGCAGCGCTCGCGCCTCGTCAACCTCATCCGCACCGGGCTGCCGGGTGTCGGCGTCGGGGGCACTGACCTGTTCGAAGTGCGCACGCGCCTGCAGGCGGCCGTGCGGTTCGTGTGA
- a CDS encoding S9 family peptidase produces MTLTPPRAAQKPRRREHHGDVVIDPYEWLREKENPEVIAHLTAENAYAEARMAHLDGLRDRIVDEIKGRTLETDMSIPVREGDWWYYGRSVEGLQYGIQCRVPAMPIDPANPRDPAAWTPPPPLPDPSQPREGEQVVIDGNVEAEGNDFFSLGSLDVSDDGRWLLFAVDTEGDERYTLRIRDLTTGETLPDEITETAAGAFFDPSGQFVFYSTVDESWRPDTVWRHRVGTDRAADVAVFHEPDDSYWVGAGRTRSGRYLVIEAASSITSETRVLDARTPEGAFEVVWPRREAVEYDLEHAVIGGRDLWLITHNHEAPDFQIVAVPVDAPLAEPVTLVPHEPGRRVEGVDAFERFLVLDYRAEGLPRTAIAPLEPDTELASLTWSGEAWVELRAPLEGDKLVSIGARGNPEWTQPLLRFGYTSFTEPSTVASLDVARVREGAAAMTVLKQQPVLGGYDPADYAERRDWAVAADGTRVPVSLVWKKGLVGSLDGDASAEPSALHLYGYGSYESSIDPGFSIPRLSMLDRGVVFAIAHVRGGGELGRQWYETGKTTQKMNTFTDFVAVAQHLVDTGVTAPDRLVAEGGSAGGLLMGAVANLAPELFAGILADVPFVDPLTSILMPELPLTVIEWDEWGDPLHDPEIYAYMKTYSPYENVTEQAYPRILAVTSLNDTRVLYVEPAKWVARLRDAGADAVLRCEMEAGHGGVSGRYSAWKQRAIELAWLLDVLGLAGDSTSD; encoded by the coding sequence GTGACCCTCACCCCGCCCCGCGCCGCCCAGAAGCCCCGCCGCCGCGAGCACCACGGAGATGTGGTGATCGACCCCTACGAGTGGCTGCGCGAGAAGGAGAACCCCGAGGTCATCGCGCACCTCACCGCCGAGAACGCCTACGCCGAGGCGCGCATGGCCCACCTCGACGGGCTGCGCGACCGCATCGTCGACGAGATCAAGGGCCGCACGCTCGAGACCGACATGAGCATTCCCGTGCGCGAGGGCGACTGGTGGTACTACGGGCGCTCGGTCGAAGGGCTGCAGTACGGCATCCAGTGCCGCGTGCCGGCGATGCCGATCGACCCCGCGAACCCCCGCGATCCGGCCGCGTGGACTCCCCCGCCGCCGCTGCCCGACCCGAGCCAGCCGCGCGAGGGCGAGCAGGTCGTCATCGACGGCAACGTCGAGGCCGAGGGGAACGACTTCTTCTCGCTCGGCTCACTCGACGTGAGCGACGACGGCCGCTGGCTGCTGTTCGCCGTCGACACCGAGGGCGACGAGCGCTACACGCTGCGCATCCGCGACCTCACGACGGGCGAGACCCTGCCCGACGAGATCACCGAGACCGCGGCGGGAGCCTTCTTCGACCCCAGCGGGCAGTTCGTCTTCTACTCGACCGTCGACGAGTCGTGGCGGCCCGACACCGTCTGGCGGCACCGCGTCGGCACCGACCGAGCCGCCGACGTCGCCGTCTTCCACGAGCCCGACGACAGCTACTGGGTCGGCGCCGGGCGCACCCGCAGCGGCCGCTACCTCGTCATCGAGGCCGCCTCGAGCATCACGAGCGAGACCCGCGTGCTCGACGCGCGCACGCCCGAGGGAGCGTTCGAGGTCGTCTGGCCGCGCCGCGAGGCCGTCGAGTACGACCTCGAGCATGCCGTCATCGGCGGGCGCGATCTCTGGCTCATCACGCACAATCACGAGGCCCCCGACTTCCAGATCGTGGCGGTGCCGGTGGATGCTCCGCTCGCCGAGCCCGTCACCCTCGTGCCGCACGAGCCGGGTCGTCGGGTCGAGGGCGTCGACGCCTTCGAGCGCTTCCTCGTGCTCGACTACCGGGCCGAGGGGCTGCCCCGCACGGCGATCGCGCCGCTCGAGCCCGACACCGAGCTCGCGTCGCTCACCTGGAGCGGCGAGGCCTGGGTCGAGCTGCGCGCCCCGCTCGAGGGCGACAAGCTCGTCTCGATCGGCGCGCGCGGCAACCCCGAGTGGACGCAGCCGCTGCTGCGCTTCGGCTACACGAGCTTCACCGAGCCGTCGACCGTCGCGAGCCTCGACGTCGCGCGCGTGCGCGAGGGGGCCGCGGCCATGACCGTGCTCAAGCAGCAGCCCGTGCTCGGCGGCTACGACCCCGCCGACTACGCCGAGCGCCGTGACTGGGCTGTGGCAGCGGACGGCACGCGCGTGCCGGTGTCGCTCGTGTGGAAGAAGGGGCTGGTCGGGTCGCTCGACGGTGACGCGAGCGCCGAGCCGAGCGCACTGCACCTCTACGGCTACGGCAGCTACGAGTCCTCGATCGACCCCGGCTTCAGCATCCCGCGCCTGTCGATGCTCGACCGCGGCGTCGTGTTCGCGATCGCCCACGTGCGCGGGGGTGGCGAGCTCGGCCGGCAGTGGTACGAGACCGGCAAGACGACGCAGAAGATGAACACTTTCACCGACTTCGTCGCGGTCGCCCAGCACCTCGTCGACACGGGAGTGACCGCGCCCGATCGGCTCGTCGCCGAGGGCGGCAGCGCGGGCGGACTGCTCATGGGGGCCGTCGCCAACCTCGCACCCGAGCTCTTCGCCGGAATCCTCGCCGACGTGCCGTTCGTCGACCCGCTCACGAGCATTCTCATGCCCGAGCTGCCGCTCACCGTCATCGAATGGGACGAGTGGGGCGACCCCCTGCACGACCCCGAGATCTACGCCTACATGAAGACGTATTCGCCGTATGAGAACGTGACCGAGCAGGCGTACCCGCGCATCCTCGCCGTCACCTCGCTCAACGATACGCGCGTGCTCTACGTCGAGCCGGCCAAGTGGGTCGCGCGGCTGCGCGACGCGGGGGCGGATGCTGTGCTGCGGTGCGAGATGGAGGCTGGGCACGGCGGCGTCAGCGGCCGGTACAGCGCCTGGAAGCAGCGCGCCATCGAGCTCGCCTGGCTGCTCGACGTGCTGGGGCTCGCCGGGGATTCGACCAGCGACTGA
- a CDS encoding 8-oxo-dGTP diphosphatase, with protein MFEVSVVYLTREVATAEGARTEVLLGRKRTGLGTGRFVGPGGKLEPGETAVDAAVREVREETGLEVAAGDLVPIAEIAYPFVDRPQWSQVSWAFTASRFSGELRESDELEPQWFALDALPLSRMWADAARWLPRALAGEYVAATLTFGAGDAVVAEHWGAALRS; from the coding sequence TGAGCGTGGTCTATCTGACGCGCGAGGTCGCGACGGCCGAGGGTGCGCGCACCGAGGTGCTGCTGGGCCGCAAGCGCACGGGGTTGGGCACTGGGCGGTTCGTGGGCCCGGGCGGCAAGCTTGAGCCGGGGGAGACGGCCGTGGATGCGGCGGTGCGCGAGGTGCGCGAGGAGACGGGTCTCGAGGTGGCGGCTGGTGATCTCGTGCCGATCGCCGAGATCGCGTACCCGTTCGTCGACCGGCCGCAGTGGTCGCAGGTCTCGTGGGCGTTCACGGCGTCGCGCTTCTCGGGGGAGCTGCGGGAGAGCGACGAGCTCGAACCGCAGTGGTTCGCCCTCGACGCGCTGCCGCTGAGCCGCATGTGGGCAGACGCCGCCCGCTGGCTGCCGCGGGCGCTCGCCGGAGAGTACGTCGCCGCGACGCTCACGTTCGGAGCCGGCGACGCCGTCGTCGCCGAGCACTGGGGCGCGGCGCTCCGCAGCTAG